One region of Mus pahari chromosome 16, PAHARI_EIJ_v1.1, whole genome shotgun sequence genomic DNA includes:
- the LOC110333936 gene encoding histone H2A type 1-B/E produces the protein MSGRGKQGGKARAKAKTRSSRAGLQFPVGRVHRLLRKGNYSERVGAGAPVYLAAVLEYLTAEILELAGNAARDNKKTRIIPRHLQLAIRNDEELNKLLGRVTIAQGGVLPNIQAVLLPKKTESHHKAKGK, from the coding sequence ATGTCCGGACGCGGCAAACAGGGTGGCAAGGCTCGCGCCAAGGCCAAGACCCGCTCCTCCCGGGCCGGCCTGCAGTTCCCCGTGGGCCGCGTGCACCGCCTGCTCCGTAAGGGCAACTACTCGGAGCGCGTGGGCGCCGGCGCCCCGGTGTACCTGGCGGCCGTGCTGGAGTACCTGACGGCCGAGATCCTGGAGCTGGCGGGCAACGCGGCCCGCGACAACAAGAAGACGCGCATCATCCCGCGCCACCTGCAGCTGGCCATCCGCAACGACGAGGAGCTCAACAAGCTGCTGGGTCGCGTCACCATCGCGCAGGGCGGCGTCCTGCCCAACATCCAGGCCgtgctgctgcccaagaagacCGAGAGCCACCACAAGGCCAAGGGAAAATAA
- the LOC110333940 gene encoding histone H2B type 1 gives MPEPAKSAPAPKKGSKKAVTKAQKKDGKKRKRSRKESYSVYVYKVLKQVHPDTGISSKAMGIMNSFVNDIFERIAGEASRLAHYNKRSTITSREIQTAVRLLLPGELAKHAVSEGTKAVTKYTSSK, from the coding sequence ATGCCTGAGCCAGCTAAGTCCGCTCCTGCCCCGAAGAAGGGCTCCAAGAAGGCCGTGACCAAGGCCCAGAAGAAGGACGGCAAGAAGCGCAAGCGCAGCCGCAAGGAGAGCTACTCCGTGTACGTGTACAAGGTGCTGAAGCAAGTGCACCCCGACACGGGCATCTCCTCCAAGGCCATGGGCATCATGAACTCGTTCGTGAACGACATCTTCGAGCGCATTGCGGGCGAGGCGTCCCGCCTGGCGCATTACAACAAGCGCTCGACCATCACGTCCCGGGAGATCCAGACGGCCGTGCGCCTGCTGCTGCCCGGGGAGCTGGCCAAGCACGCCGTGTCGGAGGGCACCAAGGCTGTCACCAAGTACACCAGCTCCAAGTGA